In a genomic window of Thiolapillus brandeum:
- the ypfJ gene encoding KPN_02809 family neutral zinc metallopeptidase, whose amino-acid sequence MKWRGRRRSTNVEDRRGMRVGKAGGIGIGTIILALVAMYFGVDPRLVMDVGSKLGGGQVTEQKVDYQPTPQEQEKVEFIKVVLADTEDVWHQVFQKYGKRYEEPRLVIFSGGVQSACGIARTAMGPFYCPGDHKVYIDLAFYDELKRRFKAPGDLAQAYVIAHEVGHHVQNLLGYTKKVPRGSKGADSASVRLELQADCFAGVWVNHTQKAKKFLESGDLEEALNAASAIGDDKLQRQATGRVRPDGFTHGTSAQRQRWFRQGVTSGDIKTCDTFRASTL is encoded by the coding sequence ATGAAATGGCGGGGGCGACGGCGCAGCACGAATGTGGAAGACCGTAGGGGAATGCGGGTGGGCAAAGCCGGAGGTATTGGGATCGGCACCATCATATTGGCACTGGTCGCCATGTATTTCGGGGTGGATCCCCGGCTGGTGATGGATGTCGGCAGCAAGCTGGGTGGCGGCCAGGTGACCGAGCAGAAGGTTGACTACCAGCCGACACCCCAGGAACAGGAAAAGGTCGAATTCATAAAGGTGGTGCTGGCCGATACGGAGGATGTCTGGCATCAGGTGTTTCAGAAATACGGCAAACGCTATGAAGAACCCAGGCTGGTGATATTCAGTGGCGGCGTACAGTCCGCCTGCGGCATCGCCCGCACAGCCATGGGGCCTTTCTACTGCCCGGGGGATCACAAGGTCTATATCGACCTGGCTTTCTATGATGAACTGAAGCGTCGCTTCAAGGCGCCGGGGGATCTGGCGCAAGCCTATGTGATTGCCCACGAAGTGGGGCATCATGTCCAGAATCTGCTGGGTTATACGAAAAAAGTACCCCGGGGCAGCAAAGGCGCGGATTCGGCTTCAGTGCGCCTGGAATTGCAGGCGGACTGTTTTGCCGGTGTCTGGGTGAATCACACCCAAAAGGCGAAAAAGTTTCTGGAGAGCGGGGATCTGGAAGAAGCCCTGAATGCCGCCAGCGCCATTGGCGATGACAAGCTGCAGCGCCAGGCAACAGGAAGGGTGCGACCGGACGGTTTTACCCATGGCACTTCCGCGCAACGCCAGCGTTGGTTCAGGCAGGGCGTAACGTCCGGCGATATCAAAACTTGTGACACCTTTCGAGCATCAACCCTATGA
- a CDS encoding helicase HerA-like domain-containing protein, whose product MSIEFLIGGNGRKKVMFRADKANRHGMVAGATGTGKTVTLQILAEGFSDIGVPVFMADVKGDLSGMAVPGKPHPKIDERVQTIGIEDFSLHPNPVIFWDMFGKLGQPVRTTISDMGPLLLSSLLELNETQTGVMYAAFSVADDNGLLLLDLKDLRSMLNWMAEHRKELSAEYGNISTASVGAIQRRLLILEEQGAEYLFGEPALRLEDLMITDFSGKGVVSIMDVTKLIHESPRVYASFLIWLLAELFEQMPEVGNPEKPVMVLFFDEAHLLFDGAPKALIEKIEQVVRLIRSKGVGVYFITQSPLDIPSDILGQLGTKIQHALRAFTPKDKKAVRLVAETFRENPEVDTVKAITQLGTGEALVSVLNGKGAPTPVEQILIRPPGSRIGPLTPEERKEIRARSPIKGRYEQTIDRESAYEMLKMRAREEARVAAAEKARKEQEKAAKKAKAPTRRSNRQTIWEAAAKSMARSVSSSLGRRLVRGILGSLLGGRR is encoded by the coding sequence ATGAGTATTGAATTCCTGATTGGCGGCAATGGCCGCAAGAAAGTCATGTTTCGTGCCGACAAGGCCAATCGTCATGGCATGGTTGCCGGTGCTACGGGCACGGGCAAGACGGTCACTCTGCAAATACTTGCGGAGGGCTTTTCGGATATCGGTGTGCCGGTATTCATGGCGGACGTGAAAGGCGACCTGTCCGGCATGGCCGTACCCGGCAAGCCCCATCCCAAGATCGATGAACGGGTGCAAACTATTGGCATCGAAGATTTCAGCCTGCATCCCAATCCGGTCATTTTCTGGGACATGTTCGGCAAGCTGGGTCAGCCGGTGCGCACCACCATTTCAGACATGGGGCCATTACTTCTGTCCAGCCTCCTGGAGCTGAATGAAACCCAGACCGGGGTTATGTATGCCGCTTTCAGTGTTGCCGATGATAATGGCCTGTTGCTCCTGGATCTCAAGGATCTGCGTTCCATGCTGAACTGGATGGCCGAACACCGCAAGGAGCTGTCTGCTGAGTATGGCAACATCTCCACCGCCAGCGTGGGGGCTATTCAGCGGCGTCTGCTGATTCTGGAAGAGCAGGGCGCGGAATACCTGTTCGGCGAACCGGCCCTGCGCCTGGAAGACCTGATGATCACGGATTTCTCCGGCAAGGGCGTGGTGAGCATCATGGATGTGACCAAGCTCATCCACGAATCTCCCCGGGTGTATGCCAGCTTCCTCATCTGGCTGCTGGCGGAGCTGTTCGAACAGATGCCTGAAGTGGGCAATCCGGAAAAGCCGGTGATGGTGCTGTTCTTCGACGAGGCGCATTTGCTGTTCGATGGCGCGCCCAAGGCACTCATCGAGAAAATCGAGCAGGTGGTGCGCCTGATCCGCTCCAAGGGTGTCGGTGTATATTTCATCACCCAGAGCCCCCTGGATATCCCTTCGGACATTCTCGGCCAGCTGGGCACCAAGATCCAGCATGCCCTGCGTGCGTTCACTCCCAAGGACAAGAAGGCCGTGCGCCTGGTGGCGGAAACCTTCCGTGAGAATCCCGAGGTGGATACCGTCAAGGCGATTACCCAACTGGGCACTGGAGAGGCCCTGGTCTCGGTGCTCAACGGAAAAGGCGCACCCACCCCGGTGGAACAGATCCTGATTCGTCCCCCCGGTTCGCGCATCGGCCCGCTGACACCTGAAGAGCGCAAGGAGATACGCGCCCGCTCGCCCATCAAGGGACGCTATGAACAGACCATAGACCGCGAATCCGCTTATGAAATGCTGAAGATGCGGGCCAGGGAGGAGGCCCGGGTAGCTGCGGCGGAAAAGGCGCGCAAGGAACAGGAAAAGGCAGCGAAAAAGGCCAAAGCGCCCACGCGGCGTTCCAATCGGCAGACCATCTGGGAAGCGGCGGCCAAGAGCATGGCCCGTTCCGTGAGCAGTTCCCTGGGGCGGCGCCTGGTGCGGGGCATTCTCGGTTCTCTGCTGGGTGGACGGCGTTGA
- the pip gene encoding prolyl aminopeptidase, whose protein sequence is MKDLYPDIEPFHHWRLQVDDVHSLYVEECGRRTGIPVLFLHGGPGAGCEPYHRRFFDPERYHIILFDQRGSGHSTPHASLQDNTTWHLVEDMEKLRRKLGLEKWLLFGGSWGSTLALAYAQSYPERVSGLILRGIFLCRPREIQWFYQEGASRLFPDFWEDFQAPVTRDKRDDMVSAYHELLTGKDELRRMAAAKAWSVWEGRTATLLHDEAVEHHFGQPHVALSMARIECHYFMNNAFFQQNQLLEEAGKLAGIPGIIVHGRYDVICPLESAWELYKHWPDSELQIIPDAGHSAAEPATRAALVAATDSFADRLS, encoded by the coding sequence TTGAAGGATCTGTATCCGGATATCGAGCCGTTTCATCACTGGCGATTGCAGGTGGATGATGTGCACAGCCTGTACGTGGAGGAATGCGGCAGGCGCACGGGCATCCCGGTATTGTTTCTTCATGGGGGACCAGGGGCGGGATGCGAACCCTATCATCGGCGTTTCTTTGATCCGGAACGCTATCACATCATTCTGTTCGATCAGCGTGGCAGTGGTCACTCCACGCCACATGCCAGCCTCCAGGACAACACCACTTGGCACCTGGTGGAGGACATGGAGAAGCTGCGCAGGAAGCTGGGCCTGGAGAAGTGGCTGCTGTTCGGCGGTTCCTGGGGCTCCACCCTGGCTCTGGCTTATGCCCAAAGTTATCCCGAAAGGGTCAGTGGCCTGATTCTGCGGGGCATCTTCCTGTGCCGGCCCAGAGAAATCCAATGGTTCTACCAGGAAGGGGCCAGCCGTCTGTTTCCGGATTTCTGGGAAGACTTCCAGGCTCCCGTAACGAGGGACAAGCGGGACGATATGGTCAGCGCCTACCATGAACTGCTCACCGGCAAGGATGAACTGCGGCGCATGGCAGCGGCCAAGGCTTGGTCCGTGTGGGAGGGGCGTACCGCTACCCTGTTGCATGATGAAGCCGTGGAACATCATTTTGGCCAGCCCCATGTGGCCCTGTCCATGGCGCGCATCGAGTGCCACTATTTTATGAACAATGCCTTCTTTCAGCAGAATCAGTTGTTGGAAGAAGCCGGCAAGCTGGCGGGAATACCCGGAATCATAGTGCATGGCCGCTATGATGTGATCTGCCCTCTGGAGAGTGCCTGGGAGTTGTACAAACACTGGCCTGACAGTGAGTTGCAGATCATACCGGATGCCGGCCACTCTGCGGCCGAACCCGCCACCCGCGCTGCTCTGGTGGCAGCCACGGACAGCTTTGCCGACCGCCTGTCATGA
- the dtd gene encoding D-aminoacyl-tRNA deacylase has protein sequence MIGLLQRVSEARVSVDDEVIGEIRTGLLVLVGVQKGDTELRADRLLQRLLGYRVFPDQDGRMNRSLTDVNGGLLLVPQFTLPADTRKGTRPGFSTAAPPEEGFRLFHYLLQQARQQHASVASGRFGADMQVALINDGPVTFWLET, from the coding sequence ATGATTGGCCTGCTGCAGCGGGTCAGCGAGGCCAGGGTAAGTGTGGATGATGAAGTCATTGGCGAAATCCGGACCGGCCTGTTGGTGCTCGTAGGGGTACAGAAAGGCGACACTGAGCTGCGGGCTGATCGTCTGTTGCAGCGCCTCCTGGGGTATCGGGTGTTTCCTGATCAGGATGGGCGCATGAACCGTAGCCTGACGGATGTGAATGGCGGATTGCTGCTGGTGCCCCAGTTCACCCTGCCGGCGGATACGCGCAAAGGCACACGTCCCGGCTTTTCTACGGCAGCGCCTCCGGAAGAGGGGTTCCGGCTCTTTCACTACCTGTTGCAACAGGCCCGGCAGCAGCACGCCAGTGTGGCCAGTGGCCGGTTTGGCGCGGATATGCAGGTGGCCCTTATCAATGATGGACCGGTTACCTTCTGGCTGGAGACCTAG
- a CDS encoding chalcone isomerase family protein, with amino-acid sequence MRWLILLGMVFFSAVTVGKTVEGVDLSENVSVGGRELVLNGAGVREKFFFDIYVAALYLPTRNKDADKILNTDQPWRMSMDMLYSEVDKEKLDKGWDEGFEANVASSELSGLRDRLKKFEAMFPTLHKGDTVLMDYLPGTGVRVTVKGVDKGVVPGADFARALLSVWIGPEPVTSSVKKHLLGR; translated from the coding sequence ATGCGCTGGCTGATCTTGTTGGGTATGGTTTTTTTCTCTGCCGTAACAGTTGGCAAAACTGTTGAAGGCGTCGACCTGTCAGAAAACGTTTCTGTAGGGGGCAGGGAGCTGGTTCTCAATGGCGCTGGTGTGCGGGAGAAATTCTTTTTCGATATCTATGTCGCAGCGCTGTATCTGCCCACCCGGAACAAGGACGCTGACAAGATTCTGAACACTGACCAGCCCTGGCGCATGAGCATGGATATGCTCTACTCTGAAGTGGACAAGGAAAAGCTGGACAAGGGCTGGGATGAGGGTTTTGAGGCCAATGTTGCTTCCAGTGAGCTGTCTGGTCTGCGTGACCGGCTGAAAAAGTTTGAAGCCATGTTTCCCACCCTGCACAAGGGAGATACCGTGTTGATGGATTATCTGCCTGGCACCGGCGTTCGCGTCACTGTCAAGGGTGTGGATAAGGGCGTGGTGCCCGGCGCAGACTTTGCCCGGGCTTTGCTGAGTGTATGGATTGGTCCCGAGCCCGTTACCAGTAGTGTGAAGAAGCACTTGCTGGGCCGTTAA
- a CDS encoding PfkB family carbohydrate kinase, which translates to MPRILAVGIATLDIVNRVSAYPPEDAEIRALSQSRRRGGNATNTLVILSQLDHSAFWAGVLPKDADSELVLEDLAIHQVDISAVLRPPSGKLPTSYITLSAATGSRSIVHYRDLPEYGFADFDALELDHFDWIHFEGRNLAQLKMMLEKTRCLGIPCSLEVEKPRPGMEDLFALPDVLLFSRAWVRSRGFASPRAFLKEVHGPGLIFLAWGGKGAWCRSADGNVLHTPAPATEVVDSIGAGDVFNAGVIDALLKGFAPQETLDHAVNLASAKCSREGLIV; encoded by the coding sequence GTGCCGCGCATTCTGGCTGTTGGCATCGCTACCCTGGATATCGTCAACAGGGTATCCGCCTATCCCCCGGAGGATGCGGAAATCCGTGCCCTGTCCCAAAGCCGCCGGCGCGGCGGTAATGCCACCAATACCCTGGTGATCCTCAGCCAGCTCGATCATTCGGCCTTCTGGGCAGGGGTTCTGCCCAAAGATGCGGACAGTGAACTGGTACTGGAGGACCTGGCAATTCATCAAGTGGACATCAGCGCCGTATTGCGTCCACCATCAGGAAAACTCCCCACATCCTATATTACCCTGAGCGCCGCTACCGGCAGCCGCAGCATTGTTCATTACCGGGATCTTCCCGAGTATGGTTTCGCCGATTTCGATGCTCTGGAGCTGGATCATTTCGACTGGATTCATTTTGAAGGGCGTAACCTGGCGCAACTGAAAATGATGCTGGAAAAAACGCGCTGCCTGGGTATTCCCTGCTCTCTGGAAGTGGAAAAGCCCCGTCCCGGCATGGAGGATTTGTTTGCTCTGCCGGATGTGCTGCTGTTCTCACGGGCCTGGGTGCGGAGCCGGGGGTTTGCCTCTCCCCGGGCCTTTCTCAAGGAAGTGCATGGACCCGGACTGATATTTCTTGCCTGGGGTGGCAAAGGCGCCTGGTGCCGGTCGGCAGATGGAAATGTACTGCATACTCCCGCACCCGCTACAGAAGTGGTAGACAGTATTGGTGCCGGGGATGTCTTCAATGCCGGTGTCATCGATGCGCTGCTGAAAGGGTTTGCGCCACAGGAAACTCTTGATCATGCTGTGAATCTCGCTTCTGCCAAGTGCAGCCGGGAGGGGTTGATCGTATGA
- a CDS encoding Rieske (2Fe-2S) protein, protein MIGVRVCILDDLQEKDARGFRVTPPDGEVLSLIVVRKDGEVYAYRNHCPHTGINLEWQPDQFFDPGGGFLQCATHGALFRPEDGYCVRGPCAGDSLEAVPVRVDNGEILVLV, encoded by the coding sequence ATGATCGGCGTGCGGGTTTGCATCCTGGATGATCTGCAGGAAAAGGATGCCCGGGGGTTCAGGGTGACCCCGCCGGATGGAGAAGTTCTGTCCCTCATCGTGGTACGTAAAGACGGCGAGGTGTATGCCTACCGGAACCATTGTCCTCATACCGGCATCAACCTGGAGTGGCAGCCGGACCAGTTCTTCGACCCGGGTGGTGGATTTCTGCAATGCGCCACTCATGGTGCTCTGTTTCGTCCTGAAGACGGCTATTGTGTGCGTGGTCCCTGTGCCGGCGACAGTCTGGAGGCCGTGCCGGTCAGGGTGGACAATGGTGAGATTCTGGTGCTGGTATGA
- a CDS encoding DNA-3-methyladenine glycosylase, translated as MSRLDKVFFRRDAVTVARDLLGKSLVRRYHGELMSGVIVEAEAYVGEEDTACHASRGCTPRTRVMYGPPGHYYIYLIYGMYHMLNIVTGDEGHPQAVLIRALRPGSGVDRMRELRGGVVEKHLCDGPGKLCQALAIDRSLNELPVEGDELWVENAPPVDEEYVLAGPRVGIGYASDQDQQRPWRFSLDSRAQP; from the coding sequence ATGAGCAGGCTCGACAAGGTTTTCTTCCGCCGGGATGCGGTCACTGTGGCCCGGGATCTTTTGGGCAAGTCCCTGGTGCGCAGGTATCACGGGGAGCTGATGAGTGGTGTTATCGTCGAAGCCGAGGCCTATGTTGGTGAGGAGGATACGGCCTGCCATGCTTCCCGAGGCTGTACCCCCAGAACCCGGGTCATGTATGGCCCGCCCGGTCATTACTACATCTATCTCATCTATGGCATGTACCACATGCTGAATATCGTAACCGGTGATGAAGGTCATCCCCAGGCGGTACTCATACGCGCTCTGCGGCCCGGGAGCGGGGTGGACCGGATGCGGGAACTGCGCGGTGGCGTGGTGGAGAAGCATCTGTGTGATGGCCCGGGCAAGCTCTGTCAGGCCCTGGCCATCGACAGGTCACTGAACGAACTGCCGGTAGAGGGCGATGAGCTCTGGGTGGAGAATGCCCCGCCGGTAGATGAAGAATACGTACTTGCGGGTCCCCGCGTGGGTATCGGCTATGCCAGTGACCAAGATCAACAACGGCCCTGGCGATTCAGCCTGGATTCCCGGGCTCAGCCCTGA
- the hemF gene encoding oxygen-dependent coproporphyrinogen oxidase: MKDQPDLQPVKDYLLGLQDSICSRLARADGGQGFMEDSWEREQGGGGRSRVLEDGPVFEKAGVNFSHVHGDQLPGSATAARPELAGRSFEALGVSLVIHPRNPYVPTSHANVRFFIAEKPGEAPVWWFGGGYDLTPYYGFEEDAVHWHRTAKAVCEPFGDDVYTKYKQWCDEYFFLKHRDEPRGIGGLFFDDLNQWGFDKSFAFLQAVGNSYLDAYLPIVEQRREIAYGERERNFQLYRRGRYVEFNLVYDRGTLFGLQSGGRTESILMSLPPLVTWRYSWQPEPGTPEAELYDKFLVPRDWIQG, from the coding sequence ATGAAAGATCAACCGGATCTTCAACCAGTCAAGGATTATCTACTCGGGCTGCAGGATAGCATCTGCAGCCGTCTGGCCAGGGCAGACGGAGGCCAGGGATTCATGGAAGACAGCTGGGAACGCGAACAGGGTGGCGGTGGCCGCTCCCGGGTGTTGGAAGATGGCCCGGTATTCGAAAAGGCCGGCGTCAATTTCTCCCATGTGCATGGTGATCAACTGCCCGGTTCCGCCACTGCTGCCCGTCCGGAACTGGCAGGCCGCAGCTTCGAGGCCCTGGGGGTCTCCCTGGTCATTCACCCGCGTAACCCCTATGTTCCCACCTCCCATGCCAATGTGCGTTTCTTCATCGCCGAAAAACCCGGCGAGGCGCCCGTGTGGTGGTTCGGCGGCGGCTACGATCTGACACCTTACTACGGATTTGAAGAGGATGCCGTTCACTGGCACCGCACCGCCAAGGCCGTCTGCGAGCCTTTTGGCGATGACGTCTATACAAAATACAAGCAGTGGTGCGACGAGTATTTCTTTCTGAAACACCGTGACGAGCCCCGTGGTATCGGCGGTCTGTTCTTCGACGACCTGAATCAATGGGGGTTCGACAAGAGCTTCGCCTTCCTGCAGGCCGTGGGAAACAGTTACCTGGACGCCTATCTGCCCATCGTGGAGCAGCGCAGGGAAATCGCTTACGGCGAGCGGGAGCGGAACTTCCAGCTCTACCGCCGGGGACGTTACGTGGAATTCAACCTGGTCTATGACCGGGGCACCCTGTTCGGCCTTCAATCCGGCGGACGCACGGAATCCATCCTCATGTCCCTGCCACCTCTGGTGACATGGCGCTACAGCTGGCAGCCGGAACCGGGAACACCAGAGGCGGAACTGTACGACAAATTCCTCGTGCCTCGGGATTGGATTCAGGGCTGA
- a CDS encoding Sua5/YciO/YrdC/YwlC family protein, translating into MASPFQLRLAAHLLRQGSVAAWPTEAIWGIGCDPLNPRAVKRLADLKQRSLSKGLILTGASYAQILPYIQPLPQQQMQAVLSSWPGPHTWLLPASPAAPSWITGNSTLVAVRVSAHPLTRDLCLAFGGALTSTSANLSGHPPGRTALQVRRRCPGVDILLHGSTGGLRNPTPIRNALDGKVIRS; encoded by the coding sequence ATGGCCAGTCCTTTTCAGTTGCGCCTGGCCGCTCACCTACTGAGGCAGGGCAGCGTGGCTGCCTGGCCCACTGAAGCCATCTGGGGGATCGGCTGCGACCCCCTCAATCCCCGTGCAGTGAAGCGCCTGGCGGATCTTAAGCAGCGCAGTTTGTCCAAAGGATTGATCCTCACCGGGGCCAGCTACGCACAGATCCTGCCCTATATCCAACCCCTGCCACAACAACAAATGCAAGCCGTGCTGAGCAGCTGGCCCGGCCCGCACACCTGGCTTTTGCCTGCCAGCCCGGCAGCGCCATCCTGGATCACGGGAAATTCCACTCTGGTGGCAGTACGTGTCAGCGCCCATCCTTTGACCCGGGATCTTTGCCTGGCCTTTGGCGGCGCCCTGACTTCCACCAGCGCCAACCTCAGCGGCCACCCTCCAGGCCGCACTGCCCTGCAGGTACGGCGGCGTTGTCCGGGAGTCGATATCCTGCTGCACGGCTCTACGGGGGGCTTGCGCAATCCCACTCCTATCAGAAACGCCCTCGACGGCAAGGTGATACGCTCATGA
- the topA gene encoding type I DNA topoisomerase — protein MNLVIVESPAKAKTIKKYLGKDFEVLASYGHVRDLVPKEGAVDPEHDFQMKYQPIERNDKHVKAISSKLKNTDALYLATDPDREGEAISWHLYELLKNRKYLKGKPVHRVVFNEITKKAVQDAIAHPRELSMDLVNAQQARRALDYLVGFNLSPLLWKKIRRGLSAGRVQSPALRMIVEREEEIEAFKSREYWTVEADLKKEGAPFKAKLAQYGGDKVEQFTITAEKQAREVEKTLLEAAGGKLDVVKVTKKQRRRNPAAPFTTSTLQQEAARKLGFTTNRTMRVAQQLYEGVDIGNGAVGLITYMRTDSVTLANEAVDEIRGYIADKYGKDQVPDKPRVFKTKSKNAQEAHEAIRPTSILYQPRDLTKYLSKEQARLYDLIWKRTLASQMVHATLHTVAADLAAGEGNIFRANGSTIVNPGFMAVYQEGQDDKKTKDSDEKMLPPLKEGEQVDLLAIRPEQHFTEPPPRYSEASLVKALEEHGIGRPSTYASIISTLQDREYVELEKKRFYPTDVGRVVNKFLTNYFTQYVDYDFTAKLEDELDAVARGEEEWVPLLKKFWKPFKERIDHTQENVQRSDVTQEKMDEKCPKCDSPLSIRLGRHGRFIGCTNYPDCDYTRDLNADKAEAEAPKEVGRDCPECGSPLIFKRGRYGKFIGCSGYPKCRYIEPLEKPKDTGVPCPKCNKGTLMQRKSRRGKIFYSCSTYPKCDYAIWNEPVNEPCPKCGWPVLTIKTTKRRGTEKVCPQQDCDFAEPFEEQEAAEETTTD, from the coding sequence ATGAACCTGGTAATTGTTGAATCACCCGCCAAGGCCAAGACCATCAAGAAATATCTCGGCAAGGACTTCGAAGTGCTCGCTTCCTACGGACACGTCCGCGATCTGGTACCCAAGGAGGGCGCCGTGGATCCCGAGCATGATTTCCAGATGAAATACCAGCCCATCGAGCGCAACGACAAGCACGTCAAGGCGATCTCCAGCAAGCTGAAGAACACAGACGCCCTGTACCTCGCGACTGACCCGGACCGCGAAGGGGAAGCCATCTCCTGGCATCTGTACGAGCTGCTGAAGAACCGCAAGTATCTCAAGGGAAAGCCGGTGCACCGGGTGGTATTCAACGAAATCACCAAAAAGGCCGTGCAGGACGCCATCGCCCATCCAAGGGAACTGTCCATGGATCTGGTGAACGCCCAGCAGGCGCGCCGCGCCCTGGATTACCTGGTGGGTTTCAACCTGTCACCCCTGCTGTGGAAGAAGATCCGCCGCGGCCTGTCCGCCGGCCGGGTGCAGAGCCCCGCCCTGCGCATGATTGTGGAGCGCGAGGAAGAGATCGAAGCCTTCAAGAGCCGTGAATACTGGACCGTCGAAGCCGATCTGAAGAAGGAAGGCGCCCCGTTCAAGGCCAAGCTGGCACAATACGGCGGCGACAAGGTGGAGCAGTTCACCATCACCGCGGAAAAGCAGGCCCGGGAAGTGGAAAAAACCCTGCTGGAAGCCGCAGGTGGCAAGCTGGACGTGGTCAAGGTCACCAAGAAGCAGCGCCGGCGCAACCCGGCGGCGCCCTTCACCACCTCCACCCTGCAGCAGGAAGCCGCACGCAAGCTGGGCTTCACCACCAACCGCACCATGCGCGTGGCGCAGCAACTCTACGAAGGCGTGGATATCGGCAACGGCGCTGTGGGCCTGATCACCTACATGCGTACCGACTCCGTGACCCTGGCCAACGAGGCGGTGGACGAAATCCGCGGTTATATCGCAGACAAGTACGGCAAGGACCAGGTGCCGGACAAACCCCGTGTGTTCAAGACCAAGTCCAAGAACGCCCAGGAAGCCCACGAGGCCATCCGCCCGACCTCCATCCTCTATCAGCCCAGGGATCTGACCAAATACCTGAGCAAGGAGCAGGCGCGTCTTTACGATCTGATCTGGAAACGTACCCTGGCGAGCCAGATGGTGCACGCCACCCTGCATACCGTGGCCGCGGATCTGGCCGCGGGGGAAGGCAATATTTTCCGCGCCAATGGCTCCACCATCGTCAACCCCGGCTTCATGGCGGTGTACCAGGAAGGCCAGGACGACAAGAAAACAAAAGACAGCGATGAGAAAATGCTGCCGCCCCTGAAAGAAGGCGAACAGGTGGACCTGCTGGCCATCCGGCCCGAGCAACACTTCACCGAGCCGCCGCCCCGCTACAGCGAAGCCAGCCTGGTCAAGGCCCTGGAAGAACACGGCATCGGCCGCCCTTCCACCTATGCGAGCATCATCTCCACCCTGCAGGACCGCGAATACGTGGAACTGGAGAAGAAACGTTTCTATCCCACGGACGTGGGCCGGGTGGTGAACAAGTTCCTCACCAACTATTTCACCCAGTACGTGGACTATGACTTTACCGCCAAGCTGGAAGACGAGCTGGACGCCGTAGCCCGGGGTGAAGAGGAATGGGTGCCCCTGCTGAAGAAATTCTGGAAGCCCTTCAAGGAACGCATCGACCATACCCAGGAGAACGTGCAGCGTTCCGATGTCACCCAGGAAAAGATGGACGAGAAATGTCCCAAGTGCGACAGCCCCCTGTCCATACGCCTGGGGCGCCACGGGCGTTTCATCGGCTGCACCAACTATCCGGACTGCGACTACACCCGCGATCTCAACGCGGACAAGGCCGAAGCCGAAGCCCCCAAGGAAGTGGGCCGGGACTGCCCGGAATGCGGTTCCCCCCTGATATTCAAACGTGGCCGCTACGGCAAGTTCATCGGCTGCTCCGGCTATCCCAAGTGCCGCTATATCGAACCCCTGGAAAAGCCCAAAGACACCGGCGTGCCCTGCCCCAAGTGCAACAAGGGCACCCTCATGCAGCGCAAATCGCGCCGCGGCAAGATCTTCTATTCCTGCTCCACCTATCCCAAGTGCGACTACGCCATCTGGAACGAACCGGTGAACGAACCCTGCCCCAAATGCGGCTGGCCGGTGCTCACCATCAAGACCACCAAGCGCCGCGGTACGGAAAAGGTCTGTCCCCAGCAGGACTGTGATTTTGCTGAACCTTTTGAAGAACAGGAGGCGGCTGAAGAGACTACAACGGATTGA
- a CDS encoding Smg family protein produces MNENLIDVLIFIYENYMDTENQPQDQILLEEELFKAGFEKEEIKKAFDWLDELAWRQGSITDAASSTRQSSRIFTFEEQQRIDLETRGMLLYLEQTGILDPVSRELVIERAMALDTQDLTADDVKWIVLLVLLNQPGQESAFALMEELIYNGNPEMLH; encoded by the coding sequence GTGAACGAAAACCTCATCGACGTTCTCATCTTCATCTACGAGAACTACATGGATACCGAGAATCAACCTCAGGACCAGATACTGCTGGAAGAGGAGCTGTTCAAGGCCGGTTTCGAAAAGGAAGAGATCAAGAAAGCTTTCGACTGGCTGGATGAACTGGCCTGGCGCCAGGGCTCCATCACTGATGCAGCCTCCAGCACCCGCCAGTCCTCACGCATCTTCACCTTCGAAGAGCAACAGCGCATCGACCTGGAAACCCGGGGCATGCTGCTCTACCTGGAACAAACCGGCATTCTGGATCCCGTCAGCCGGGAGCTCGTTATCGAGCGCGCCATGGCGTTGGACACTCAGGATCTAACCGCTGATGATGTAAAATGGATCGTGCTGCTGGTGCTGCTCAACCAGCCGGGACAGGAAAGCGCTTTTGCCCTCATGGAGGAACTGATCTATAACGGCAATCCGGAGATGCTGCACTGA